One stretch of Monomorium pharaonis isolate MP-MQ-018 chromosome 10, ASM1337386v2, whole genome shotgun sequence DNA includes these proteins:
- the LOC105837345 gene encoding PE-PGRS family protein PE_PGRS26 isoform X2: MQVSCAFCGLFLAIAIVNCSPIAKRETKEDDLSPLNEVLVVEASDDAAADDERGDRDKRKIGIGLGVSNGIINFVFDKVDSFIDSKTKAIAVLDESNKAKNAVFGIDPKHSATSEFLNHLVSQKIQAATGSIGPIINSATTFLSGATAGISKALVGKLAPLSSLSGGLSGGAGGAGHTDGANGGSGSAIIGNLLTQKIGSLSSLSQSSGGLGSLSGGLSGGLSGGSNGGTGSNGGSNGGGAGAGINLGAFANLGGYDYTPPQAAY; this comes from the exons ATGCAAGTGTCGTGCGCGTTCTGTGGACTGTTTTTGGCTATCGCCATTGTCAATTGCAGTCCTATCGCCAAGAGAGAAACCAAGGAAGACGACCTCAGTCCGCTAAACGAA GTTCTCGTCGTCGAAGCATCTGATGATGCGGCGGCCGATGACGAAAGAGGGGACAGAGACAAGAGAAAGATTGGCATTGGGCTTGGAGTCTCGAACGGCATCATTAACTTTGTGTTTGAC AAAGTGGACTCCTTCATAGACTCGAAAACGAAAGCGATCGCAGTTCTCGACGAATCCAACAAAGCGAAAAATGCTGTTTTCGGAATCGACCCGAAACATTCGGCTACGTCAGAGTTCCTTAACCACTTAGTGTCTCAGAAGATTCAAGCTGCGACTGGTAGCATTGGACCCATCATAAACAGCGCGACGACATTCTTGTCGGGTGCCACGGCCGGCATCTCGAAGGCTTTGGTCGGAAAACTTGCACCGCTCAGCTCACTTTCTGGCGGTCTTTCCGGGGGTGCGGGTGGCGCAG gACACACAGATGGAGCTAACGGAGGCTCCGGGTCGGCCATTATCGGCAATCTTTTGACTCAGAAAATCGGCTCTTTGTCAAGCCTGAGCCAAAGTAGCGGCGGTTTAGGCAGTTTGAGCGGCGGTTTGAGCGGCGGTCTTAGCGGCGGCAGCAATGGTGGCACGGGCAGTAACGGCGGCAGCAACGGCGGCGGTGCGGGCGCCGGGATCAATCTCGGAGCTTTCGCCAATCTAGGAGGG